AGCCGGAGGATTTGAAGCCTtctaaaacataaaagaaataaCTACAAATTCATGTAAGATAAACATGCACTCTCGAAAATGAAATCCGAACTAAAACCCATTAGGCAACTAAGAAAATGAGCTCTTCTTGCAATGATATGAACTTTGAACCACCTCACTTTGCTGTTGAACCCTCTTTCTCAGTTTATCCACCTGAtagttttatgttaaattatGGCTAGGTGGATATCAGAGTAGCACCTGGATCTCATGCAACTGAAGCTGCAGGTAATTTCttcatctttctctttttcactCTATATCGAGATATGCATACATTCTGTAATGCACTAGTGCAACCATGTACTTGTTTTGGTGAAGATGTTATTTTTGTTGACTTAAACATCATCCGGAATTTTTTGTTTGCTCCATGCAAGTAATGCATGCCGTTGATGGACTTATTACAAACACatacttatatttatatttgCATGAAATAATTAGTTCGATTTGATGATTATTGATTCTGCACTAGTCACAAGATGATTTGAAAGAGTAGGCAATGAGTTGTCCCAAGTCCCTCTGAATTCTTTTCAAACTTTGTATTCATTTGTCACAACTATGTATGCAGTTAACAAACAACTAAATGATAAAGAGCGTGTGGCTGCTGCCCTGGAAAATCCAAACCTTCTAGATATGGTCGACGAATGCCTTGCTCCATCTTACAATTGAAGAACTTTCCCCACAGATGCAGTGAGACGACATATACTTTAGTTATATCTCATTTTGGTTATGCACCTACTCCACGAATTGTTGTATACTTAGTGGAAAAATGCAATAGCAGTATTAGGGATCAAGGTTTTTTGGTTATAAATCTAGAATAGATCAAATGTTCGGTTCAGTTGTAATTGACCAAAAAAGGTGACAGGCATTTGATGGAGGTTTAAATTTTAATGGCTTGTctatatatatgatttatggCAGAATACAGTCGCATTATTCATCATTTAATTTATATGATTGATCTTATTTTGTGAGGAAAAATTTAACTTATTAGGTAGTTATTAGCTTATGATACAAATTGTTTGGGTCTTAAGAAATGTGCATGCCCTTTTCCAATTTTGGAGATTCACTAAGGCCTTTCCCCATATCTTGACCAAATTAAGTATCTGAAACAAGTTGAGAATGCAAAGGTTGCACTAGTTTAACGATAGAGGTTGGCAGCAATTAAATAATTATGAACATGGTATATACCCATACGGTGAAAGCTGATAAACAGAATAACGATCAGTCTTTCTTAATCACGCTCCAAGTAACAGTAATACTTTGTACCATGCGAAAAATAAAGCTGGAAAAGCCAACGTTAGACATACACATTTCAGCTGGTAAGAACCAATATATTATTGTGTCAACGACAGTAACATATTATAACTTTACATTGCAATATAGTTTCTTAACCAGACTAAACTTTGCACTGCGATATGGATTTCATGGTTTCACAATCCTTCGGGAGCATCATTTGAAATTCAATCATGCCTAGCCAGAAAGCCAAAACCTTAACACAATATTCATATCCAAAATAATGAACAATTTTTATCACGTAAAAGACCCCTGCTTATGGCATATTTGAAATCTGTCAAGGTACAACAGATAAACAATCATAGAGAAAATTTCACTCCTTCATCATCAGTTGAAGTTCCTTTGAAGACCACAAGCTTCCCCTTTTGCTCTAATATTTTCAGCGCACGATTCAGAATGGTTCGGTCTATCCCTTGAAGCTCTGCAGTACATCAGAAAGAATGAGAGACAAATCCAGTCAAAGCCCAAAACTTCGGAAGTACCTACAATAATATGACTAAAGGAAAAAACAAAAGCCTCAAAAAGCAGGTGATAAACTTAGAAATGTTTGTGTTCAAAGGGGGCATGGCCGTGGGCCAGGCAGAGAAATAACACTCGACTTGAAGTAAATATAAGTCACTGTATTTCTTGAAGAAGGATGGGAGCTTCAATGAGCAAACTTAGCAATTTAGCATCACATGGCCAAAATATACAAAGTAGTGCCTCCAACTTTTACAATATTGTAATTTGTGTACCACTTATTACTCCAGTCAAtgaattaaaaatcaaaatatttcaTGAACTTATTTACCAAGTAAATACACATTTTAGTTCCTAACAGAAATTTTGAAGAACACTTAATCCATCAAATTTAAGAGTCTCTGGGTGGTCCCTCACCATTCAAAAGTGGGAGACATGTTAATCTCTCCATACAAAAGCATTAGAAATTTTCTAATGGTACAAACCTATAGGGCTGGACTACGGTGTCCCCCTTTTTGAATGGTGATTGATATACCACCTTTTCTCGCTTCctttttaaaatgattaaatCCTGAGGGACTAATTTACCATTTGAAATTCTCGTCAAACACTAAAATAGGTATTAActctatttttaatatctatCCCATTGCTAGCACACTTCCCCATTGCACATCACATATAGAGAGATCAAAACACAGCATAAAACTCTCAACACTGCTTCAAAAGTATCCAGAACGTATAGAGAGAAGATAAATTACTGAATACTTTTCCTACAATTCATACCCAAAATCCTATTTGGCACGCTGGTTTTCTCCCTGGATGACTTTCATCTATGTTTGTTTCAGTCCAAGGATAGGAGAAAACTTATATCTAATCCCACTTGAAAGGTTTGATTTAACTGAATCAGTAAACAAAATGGAAAGcaaaaattattgaaaagacAGACTACAATTATCAACTCCAAAAGCTATACCATCCCATGCATCAAACACATGATAAGATGATAACACAAGTATTAAGAACTAACCAAGAACTGCCAAACTTGTCCCATCCCAAATTACAAGATAGTGAAGAATAGGATCTATAAGCATCAACAAATTACCTGTTCCTTGAGATTCAGTCCCAAACCTTATTTCTTCCATCGTCACAACACCATCTTCCAGCCCATTATCTCTTGCCTAATCAATATTAAAGTGAATTCAAACACAATGCAAACACAGAAACTGGAATGCTGTGGTTATCAAAATAGAAATGGAAACCTACAAATTGTACTAAAATTTCTGCCCACTCTTGAATCCGATGCCAGAGAATAAGACATTTCCTATGTCCTTTATCCATCCACTCAGCACGTCCTGTCAGATTAGAATACCACGTTAGCAATTTTCTCAGAACCAGTCACAACTCCCAAGAACAataaaacacaagaacaataaATTCACTGACATGAACCATACCATCAGCTACTAAGGCTGAAAGGAATGCTTCTCTAGCTTCATGAGTAAGAGACCCTGCACTATCAGAAACCAGGAAACAATCATATGATATAAATGTGGAAATAAaatgcgaaaaaaaaaagaaatatggGAACATTTTGAGACCTGTCagttcaataataataataatgaaatttGCAAGTAAGCAGGAATTTTTTTAACTTACTTCCAATTACGGGATTCGAAAACAGAGGAAATTCTTCTTCAAGCGCAATTACAAATACCTTTTGTGTTCTACAATAATCTAGAATAAGATCCTTCCACAGTTGTACCTGCTTCTCTCTAGTGTCTCTTACTGGCTGCAAACTGAAAATCAGAAACCAAGTTGCATGCCAAACCAACCACAAACTTATGAATGTGTCACTATGAATTTACATTTAATAATAAACAATatgcaatgaattttacaaacaaaagagaaaagaatGATTCTGAATAACCATAGTCATGTACAACCCGATAAAACATTCTCATTACATGTAAAATTAGGAGCTCAATGTTCATTAATCATTATGATTTTCAATTATATCTGTAAAATTTGATCCAACAGAGTAAACTAGTAAGAAAGCACACATAGCTTGAATttatcaaacaaaaaataaaaataaaaacttgcAGCGAAGGGGGATTTACGTGAAGTATGGCGGGTAGTTGAAGAAATGTGGTAACTTGAACTCTCCCAATTTCTGCATCTTTCTCGAATGATTCCACTACACAAAGGTTAACGATCTTCTCTTTGAGGATTAAATAGCTCCCTCTCCTTAATGGATCGGTACGGCGCCGTATCACGCAATGATTTTCAACACCTTTCGATTTCGCGACTTGTTGAAACTGATATTGCAGATGAAGAATTGCGATATTGGCGAGAGTGAATAAAAGAAAGGGGCTTAAACTCTGGGAACCCTAGGTAGCACCCTTACCaatggaggaagaagaacaaagtcAGTGTGATGAAGCAAACTGTTGTACACAGAAACGTCGACGTTTCGTAGGTAAACTGAAACTAGAAACTGAATTGCACAATCAGAAATTTTTAGGGAGAAAtttttagcttttttttttgttattatttagcgaacataaatattaaattatttttaataaataaattttattaatttatatatacaaattataaaaaatataaatgtaaattatattagatataaattatatatttttatgttaaaatgtctataaataaaaatataaattattttttataaaaaataataatatttactgaccatgtaatattatttattaatctcgttgtttttttatactttttttataCAATTATAAAAAGTATATTATTGACTCAGAAATTGTTGTGTGATGTGAGTTTGTAAAAACTTtgttctgtttttcttttttttcttttttatttattcctttattgataaaaaaaagaataaattagtttattatcttttaaaatttcagATGATTGAATCattcaataatattattttaaaaatgaagtctaaataagataatttaaatcttcaataatattattttaaaaatattagagaCTAATCTTTCTAGTTGTACTTCCAGAAAGTAGGGGAAAATGCTTAAATCTATTTGTGTAAGATGATAGAACCATTTAAAAATATGGAATGTGAGATGCCTTAGCATTAAGATTGTAGGTGGTTTATCTTTGTCTGATGAAGTTCATAACACACTTTCTCAATTAccttttttaattaattctacTAATATAATAATGTAAAATACTTGACTAGAAACTATGTAATTGCTAACCTTTTTTGGACTATGATGTTATGAGTACCATAAGTCATTACAAAAGAATATCAAAAGTCCAATCTCGTGGCAAGTGGCAATAAAATTAAGATTCCCAATTTCCCATTAGTTACATTTACAACTAGACAAACTTGTTTCTGTGGTAAAATTGAAAAGTAGTACAACCAGAAAATTATTATTCTCATACATATAGTCCAAGAATTGTTGAAATCCATGGTAACTAGAGAAGAGAGTTGAGAATacaataaaaatctgaaatttcaCTAAATAATAGAAGTTGAAGATAAGTGATGTTAGgccttaaattttttaaactaacCCAAAAATCAAAGTGACTCATGCTTATGCTATATTCTTATTCTTTATGTGCCTATCATTTTTTTCCCTTGATTAGTTTGATAACAATATCAATATATTACTGATAAAAGAGTTGTtaaagaaaatagagagaatTTTTCTAAAGTGTATTCTTGAAGGATAAAGAGAATGAAAATTTACCAATAATCTTTACATGAGCATGCTCCATCTTTAAAATGGTGAAACAGGTTTCGATCTCTTACAGTAATTTCTCGTTCATAGATCATGGAAATGAATTTGGTGTATGTATGACAATCGTTACACATTCTAAGATTTCTACAAATTCTTATGGGAGATCCCTCAGATGTATGTATTAGTGCAAAAGCAATTGCTAACTTTTGACTATGATATttcaatctctgcctcttcTCATCTTCATCCACATCAAGCAACACCTGTGATGTGTCTGGTATATAGCCTTCAAATTTCAACTGCCATTCCATTTGGTGAATCATGGCATAGATGCTGTGGAAGTGGGGTTGAGACTTGTCATGTGAAACAAACTTGTAGACCCTTCTCTTCACTTCAACCAAGCAAAATCCAGGTGTCTGAACCAAGCCTTTTCGGACCATTTCAGTTCTGATCTTGGCCATGTCAACCCACTTTTGAGCCCGCGCATACATATTTGCTAGCACCAAATAGTCACCGGGGTTGTACGGATTCAACATGAAAATATTTTCAGCTGCAATCTCCCCTAATTCTAGGTTATGGTGAACTTTACAAGCATTTAGAAGGCTCCTCCACAAAACATCATTTGGTTTTCTGGGCATGCTCTTTATGAGTTCATAGGCTTCCCTAAGCATTCCAGCTCTTCCCATAAGGTCCACCATGCAACCATAGTGCTGAATTGTTGGTTCAATCTTATGCTCGAATTGCATCCGGTTGAAAAACTCTAAGC
The genomic region above belongs to Arachis stenosperma cultivar V10309 chromosome 5, arast.V10309.gnm1.PFL2, whole genome shotgun sequence and contains:
- the LOC130982215 gene encoding vacuolar protein sorting-associated protein 25, yielding MQKLGEFKLPHFFNYPPYFTLQPVRDTREKQVQLWKDLILDYCRTQKVFVIALEEEFPLFSNPVIGRSLTHEAREAFLSALVADGRAEWMDKGHRKCLILWHRIQEWAEILVQFARDNGLEDGVVTMEEIRFGTESQGTELQGIDRTILNRALKILEQKGKLVVFKGTSTDDEGVKFSL